The window GAGCGAATCCCAGTCGATAAGACAAGATTAGTAATTGTCCACATTCTCACCTCATTAAAGGTTTCCTTCTCAGGTCTAGCAATGAGTTTCTGTACTTCCTCTTTAGTTAAAGGGGTCTTATTCTCTTGATTGCTTTTGAGTAAGTGAATCGTCATTCGTCTACAATACCCTCGTTCAATGGCAAAGTAGAATAGAGTTCTTACGTATTTTAGTCTCGAATTAATAGTTGTGGTTTTGCCACTGTAATTCTCACTTAGAAAATCTATATATCGTTGTACTGTTAAATCATCAGTTTCACTAACGATATAATCTGCTCCTAAGCATTGCTCAAGTAGTCGATAGTTTGAGATGTACGTATCAATCGTATACTCACTTAATCTTCTAACTCTACAATGAGCCAAATGCTCTTCATATAGTTCTCTTAGTGTTATATCTTCAAGTGTGTTTTCACTCAAAGTCATGCGTTTTCGACCAGTTTTTTTAACCATTTTTGCACCCCATATCCTCTGATTTTTTATCAAAAGGATATTGGATATGTTTTTTATCGATAAAATCTCGCTTCAAATCTAGTAATTATTATTGAAATTAGCTAGAAAGGTTGATAGTATTACTTACTTTTGTGCGACGAAGATAATACGCTCACTTTCTTCTGTCGGCGCTTCATCTAAGAAATCAGCTGAGATCTCTAAGATTTTAAATCCGATATCTTCTAACCATTGTTTATATTCTTCGATTGCGAAGGTACGTTGGTAATGCGTTTCTTCGAAACGCTCATAACGATCGCCTTCACGTTTGAAGAATGTTAGTTCATGCTCGATACTATATGGATATTTTCCTTCACATACATGCCAAATATATGTTAAATCTGGGTTTGTATCAGCATATAAGTAATCTTGAAAGATTTCAGTGACTTTAAATAGTGAGTGAACATCAAAAATTAAAATGCCACCCTCTTTTAAACTTTCATAAAGATGAACAAAGGTTTGGAACACTTCATTATCTTTTTTCAAGTAATTCAATGAATCGACATAAATGACCGCTCCATCAAATCCACTAAATCCTTCTAAGCGACACATATCTTGTTGGACATAATGAATCCCTAATCCTTCAGATAATGTTTTTTCATACGCTAATGATAACATATCCTCCGATAAGTCAATTCCGGTTACATTATATCCTTCTTTAGCTAAAAGAATTGAAATGGTTCCTGTTCCACATCCAACGTCTAAAATAGAACTTCCGATCGGAAGATATTGCTTTGTTTTAGCAATCCATTTATGATATGGAACATCTTGCATTAAAATATCATAGTAATATGAAAATGCTTCATAAGCCATTATGCTAACATCCCTTCAACATTAACACGAGGCACATCGGCCCATAATTTTTCTAAATTATACTCAAGACGAGTTTCTGGTGTAAAGACATGAACAATGATACGTCCAAAATCAGCAAGTACCCATTGTGCTTGATGTGCACCTTCAATGTGCTTTAATGTTAAGTCTGTTGTTCCTTCTAAATCTTTTAATTCACGAATGATCCCTTGTGCTAAACGATCATTTTTAGCCGTTGTAATCACCATGTAATCATAAATTGGTGAATGATTTTGCATATCTAAAACAACGATATCTTCTGCATGTTTTTCATCTAATGCTTTTACGAATTTTGATAAGTTTTCCAATTAAATCAACTCCATTATAAATATTGACGATAGTATTCATACGCTGCTAATGTGTCTGGGTGAATATCGCCATTTCCTTTAGCCCCTAAGTAAGCAACCGTATCTGAAAGTGTCTGAGCGACAGCGACATTTAAATCCTCGGTCGCTAACTGACGAATTCTTTCAACACCTGGTTGACTTCGACCTGGTTCTATATAATCGGCTAAAAACACAATTTTCTCAAGAGTCGTCATCGCTGCTTTACCTGTTGTGTGATATTTAATCGCATTCAAAATCTCTAAATCTTCAATTTGATAATCTTTTTTTGCGACAATAGCACCTGCTGGTGCATGCCAAACTAATGGGCTATAAGTGAGATACTGTGTCTCATTTGCCTGTTCTAATAATTCTTTTAAACGGTCATTTGGTACATATTTTGCAATATCATGCAATAAAGCGGCGATTTGAACGGACTCCACCGGTGCTTGATAACGATTAGCAAGTTCGATACTTGTTGTAACAACTCCTAACGTATGATCATAGCGCTTGGTTGGCAGCTGTTCTTTTACTTTTAATTTTAATGTGTTTAAATCAATCATCACTATTTTGGTAAGACGATTTGTTTTTTCTTACTTGATTCTTTGTAGAAAACAATCGTTTTCCCAATGACTTGAATGATCTCAGCATTAATGACTTCAGCAATTTCTGCTGCAATCGCTTTTGGTTCTTCAAAGCAGTTTTGTAATACTGAGATTTTAATTAATTCGCGCGCTTCTAATGCATCATAAACCGTTTTGATTAACGCATCGTTCACACCGTTTTTTCCAACTTGAATAATCGGTTGCATCGTATGTGCTAATCCTTTTAAATAACTTTTTTGTTTTCCTGTTAACATTATTACTTCACCTCTAACTGGTATTTATAATTTAGCGCTTCTAACTCAGAGCGCTTGGTTGGCATGTCTTCTTTGTGACCAGTTGATCTTTTGTTTTAATTACTTTTTAACATTTAGTATATCGTCAAACTCGAATTGTTACATATTTAGTATCTTTTGTCAAGTTTATCTTAAAAAATGACTTAAATTAACGATGGACGTAAGATAACGCCAACTCCTTTAGGTGCATGAACTGTAATTTCTTGACCTGTTCCCGCTACCGTAATCCATCCTAATCCAGAAATCACAATGTCTGTTTTTTCATTTCCAATTCGATACACATGTTTTTCTAACGGCATTGGCGTTCCGTTTTCTTCAACGATTGGCTTTAACACTTGTCCTGCTTGATTAGCCCATAATTGATCTGCTTTTTCTAATTTTGTACGATGGATATGTAATGAATTAGAAAAATGCGTGATAAATGATGTACGTTCTCCTTTAACAAAGTCCATACGTGCTAATCCACCAACAAATAGTGTTTGCTGATCATTTAATTGATAAACTCCCGCTTTAATTTCTTTTTTCGGTGTAATTTCTTTTAAAACTTTAGGAGAGACATAGTGTGCTAACTGATGCTCATTAATAATCCCTGGTGTATCGATGATTGAGGTGTGATCATCTAATGGAATTTCAATAATATCGAGAGTCGTTCCAGGGAAATGTGATGTCGTAATAATGTCTTCACGTTCTTCTGTAAAGCGTTTAATAATACGGTTAACTAATGTTGATTTTCCAACATTCGTACATCCAACAATATAAACGTCACGACCTTTGCGGTATTTTTCAATCATTTCCATCAGTTCATCGATTCCAATTCCTTTAGCAGCACTTACTAAAGCAACATCTAATGGTTTAAGCCCCATCTCTTTTAATGAACGACGCATCCAATGATTTAATTTTGTTTTATTAACTGACTTCGGTAACAAGTCCACTTTATTTCCTACTAATAAAATATCATTTCCGTTAATATGACGTGAAATTCCCGTCACCATACTTCCAGAAAAATCAAAAATATCAACGATATTAATGACTAAAGCATCTGTATCTCCAACACGTTGTAAAATTTTTAAGAAATCATCACTTGTTAACGAAACATCTTGAATTTCATTATAGTGTTTTAACTTAAAACAACGTTGACAATAAATAATTTGATTTTCCATTTTTTCAATACTTGATTTCGGAGTATATCCAACTTCTTTTGGATTTTCGGTTTGAATAGTTGCTCCGCAACCGATACATTTTAACTGTTCCATTAAAGGCCTCCTACAACTCGTTTCTTCATACGTCGTGATTTATTTTCATAAGCTTTTATCATGTAAAGGGGAAAGCACGAAAAGCTGATTTTTAATTTTACTTACAATGCACTTTTCAAAGCTTAATCTTTTCACTACTTATCAGAAACTAAATAAAGATGATTGATCTAAGGGAGTGAAGTTTTCCCTGTAAGATGAATCTTAGTTTGAATCAGTTCAAACAAATAGCTTTCTATCATGCAAAGATCTTGAACCATTTGTTTGAAAAAATGATTTTGATGATTAATCTAAATAAGGTGGTGTCGGTAACTGACGTTTCTTTAATTGTTTCACGACAAAACGCTCTAAACGACGATTAAACTTTGTTGAATTTTCATCTGAATCTAAATGAATCGGTTCAACTAAAATCGTATATAACCCTAAACGCTTAGCGACTAACACATCTGTCATTAATTGATCTCCAATCATAACGACTTGATTGCGATCATACTGTTTTAAAATTTTACGTAATTTTAATTTTAACGGTTTTAACGCTTTATGATGTGCCGCTTTAATCGATAAATCTTCGGCAAAATGAAGAACGCGTTCTTTCTTATTATTTGAAACGATAATCACTTCAAATCCTAAACTTTGTGCATTTGTTAAAAAATCAATAATTTCTTGAGTTGGTTTTTTTACAGATGCACCAACTAATGTATTATCAAGATCCGTCAGAATCACACGCTTTCCATTGTTTTTTAATGCCATTAAATCAATTTGGAAAACATCTTTCACATATTCATCGGCAATAAAATGATGAAGCAACTGAATCTCTCCTTTCCTATCGATGCTTTCGGTTTCATAGTAAACCTTCATTTTTCTACGCATTCATTTAATTTTAACATAAATTCACTATAGTTTTAAGTCTATCGACAAGAAGTTGTGCATATAATCTACTAAGTCGATTTATGAGGGAGGATTTTATTCTATGTTTTTATTTCAATTTATTGCCTCACTCTTCTCTAATCTCATTCCACTTGTGGGGGCAATTAATAATCAAGCATTTCCTAATCCACTAACCGCAGAGGAAGAAGAATACTACTTCAACAAAATGGCAGAAGGCGATAAAGAGGCTCGCGAAAAGTTAATTGAACATAACTTAAGACTAGTAGCTCATATTGTAAAAAAATATCAAGGTCAAAATGACGACAAAGAAGATTTAATTTCTATCGGAACCATCGGACTCATTAAAGCCATTGACTCTTTTTCACCTGACAAAGGAACAAAGCTAGCCACCTATGCTGCTCGCTGCATTGATAACGAAATTTTAATGCTATTTAGATCCACTAAAAAAATGAGAAATGATGTTTCATTATACGATCCTATTGGATACGATAAAGAGGGAAATGAGATTTGTTTAATTGATGTGGTTAAAGATGAAGAGAAGGATTTAAATGATGTGATTATTCAACAGCTTGCTATTGAAAAAGTTGAACGCAACTTAGATTCACTGACTCAACGAGAACGCGACATTATTGTTCGTCGATTTGGACTTAATAATCAAGAAGAAGAAACACAACAAGAAATTGCTAAGTCTTATGGAATTTCTCGTAGTTATGTGTCACGCATTGAAAAACGTGCGTTGATGAAATTGTATCGAGAGTTTCTTAAAAACTAACCAAAAAGGGGATCTTAATCCCCTTTTTGTCATGTTATAAACGATTGCGATAGCTTGCATCAGACGGCATACGCCAGTCTGTTCGTGGTGAGAGTGAAACATCCAACACTTTTGGTCCATCTGGCATCGCTGAACGTTTAAATTGCTGGGAGTAAAAACGACGGAAAAAGATTTGTAAATACTCTAATAATTTTTCTTCTTCAAACTCTCCCTTAAACGCTTCTTTCATTAACGCATAGATACGATCTTCTGTATCACCGTTGTTTAACATGTGATATAAAATAAAATCGTGCACTTCGTATTTTCCAATGATCTCTTCTGTATGTTGTTCCGTATTAATTAATTCTGGTGAAATAGGGGTATCTAAAATATCACCTAATGTATATTGAAGTAATTGAGCATCTTCCTCATTAGTTGTTAAATTTTTCGTTTCACGTAACATGAATTGTTTCACCATAAATTTAACTAATGTTTTAGGAATTCCTGCGTTAATTGCATAATTTGACATTTGATCGCCATTATACGTACACCATCCAAGTGCTAACTCAGACATATTCCCCGTTCCTAATACTAGACCATTCATCTTATTGGCTAAGTTCATTAAAATATTCGTACGTTCACGAGCTTGAGCATTTTCATACGTAATATCAACGACATTTGGATCATGACCAATCGTTTCAAAATGAGCTAATACGGATTCACGTAAGTCAATATCATGATGAGTTACTCCTAATGTTTTCATTAATTGATTGGCATTTGTATTCGTACGATTAGACGTTCCAAATCCGCGAATTGTATAAGCAATAATATTTTGACGAGGCATATGGATTAAATCAAACGTTTTAGCCGCTAACAATAAAGCTAATGTTGAATCTAATCCACCTGAAACCCCAATTAAAAGGGTTTGAGCCTTCGTGTGTTCCATTCGTTTAGCAAGACCTGCCATTTGAATATTCATCATTTCTTCAAATGCTTCTTTTTCCTCTTTTTTAGGAACAAATGGCGTTGGATCAATCGATTGCTCAAACTTGTAAGTTGGACAGTTAACTAACTCAAACGTTACATGTTTAAGATACGTCATATTATCTTCAGCACTTTGTCTAAACGATGAGGAACGACGACGATCAAATTGAATTTTTGAAATATCTAAATCAGCAAACATCACATTTAACTCTTCACGAGAAAAAATATTCGACTCCGCAAGTAAGGTTCCATTTTGGGAAACCATACTATGACCACCAAAGACACCATCTGTTGTTGATTCATAAACACCTGATGAACAGTAGATATAACCCGCTACTAATTTCAAGCTTTGAATACGAACTAAATCACGTCTTAAGTGATTTTTTTGATAAACTTCATTACTTGTTGATAAATTTAAGATAATATCTGCCCCATTTAAGGCTAATCGTTGACTAGGTGAAGATGGGACCCATAAATCTTGACAAATTTCCACTCCAAATGAAACATTATGTTCATTGTTTTCAAAAATTAAATCACCAAATGGAACTTTACGTCCTAAAAATTCAATTTCATCATAATGTTTAACAATCTCATAACCACGTGTGAACCAACGTTCTTCATAAAACTCCATATCATTAGGTAAGTAGCGTTTTGGAATAATCCCTAAGATTTGATTTTTCTGAATGACAATGGCACAGTTATATAAATTTCTTTGAATAGAAATAGGTGCTCCAACTGTTAAAACACCATCAAATGGGTTATTTTCTAGTAATGTTTTAATGGCTTCATTTACATCTTGTAATAAATACGTTTGAAATAATAAATCACCACACGTATAACCACAAATCGAAAGTTCTGGGAAAACTAAAATTCCTGCTTCATGATCTTGTGCTACTTGTAAAGCTTTTAACATGACTTCTACATTAGCCATTGGGTCGCCAACCGTCACTTTAGGTGATGAGGTCGCCACTTTTAAAAATCCGTTATGATACATGAATTACTCACCTCTTCCATACAATTGATGTTCTTTAACATACTGATCGACACACGCTAAAACAAGGTCTGATCGATTTAAATTTTCACGATACATCGTTGATGACACGTCCATTTTTCCAAATGAATTTAAGACAATGAATTGATCGTAATAAAGCCCAAATTGTGTTTTTATAATCTGATCAACGTCAATATCATCTCGTCTAAAGACGATGATTTTAAACTGTTGAATTAATTGCTCGTATTGAACCCAGTTAGGTAAATCTTTTAAATTATCGGCCCCAATCACAAATGCAATGTCTTGAGTTGGATACTGTTTTTTCATGATGCTTAATGTCTCAAAACTTGTTAAGACGCGATCTGCTTCGACTTCAATCATTGAAACGGATGCATGTGGTAGCTGTTTACAAACAAGGTTTAACATATTCACTCGATGATGTGATGAAATTAAACCTTTCTTAGGATATTGGTCCCCAACAGGTAAAAAGAAAAACTGTTCACAATCTGTTTGCTTTAAAATATGTTTAGCAATCTGATCATGTGCAATCGTTGGGGGATTAAAGGAACCACCAAAGACAACGATCATGTCTATATCACTCCATTTCTATCACCTTTAGTATGAGCTAGCTCGATAATCTTTAGTCTTAAATCAAGTGAGCTATTGAATTTTTACTAACTCCCAATCAAAACTAAGTGATGTACTCTCTTCATTTAGTTTTGACATAAAAAAGAAAACAATCGCAAAAATAATTTGCGATTGTTTTTGCTTATTAGATCATTGCCACTAATTCTGTGACCATTTGTGAAGATTCTTTTGCTGCAACCGCTAAAAATTCATTAAAGGAAATGTGTGATTCTTTTCCAGCGATATCTGATAACGCGCGGACAATAATAAATGGTTTTTCATAATGATGACAAACTTGTGCCACCGCAGCTGCTTCCATTTCAGTCGCTACAACTGATGGACAGTTCGTTTTAATGAATTCCATTTGATCAGGACGATTAATGAATGAATCCCCTGTCCCAATTTGCCCTAGCCAATATGTTTTATTTGCTTTTTGTAATACTTCTTCTGTTTTTTTCATTAAATCAGCGTCTGATTCATAAACAGCAGGCATTCCCGGAACTTGTCCGTAAGCATAGTTAAATCCTGTGACATCGACATCATGATATAACGTCCCATTAGAAACGACAACATCTCCGATATTTGCTTGAGGGTGTAATCCTCCCGCTGATCCTGTATTGATCACATAATCGATATCGTAATGTTCAAATAATAACGTTGTTGCAATCGCAACATTGACTTTTCCGATTCCGCTTTTTAATAGAACAACTTCTTTATCATTTAATGTTCCTTTTGTAAATTCAACATGTGCAATGGTTTTAACTTCTTCAACAGTCATTGCTTCACGTAATAACGTGACTTCTTCTTCCATGGCACCAATAATTGCAATCGTCATGTTTTAACCACCTTTATTTCTATTTCGTTTGAAAGAAAAAGAGCTGCTTATGGGCAGCTCAAAATTATTGAACATTAACAATAGCAACTGTAATAACACCTTTTGGCGTTGAAACCATTGCTGTATCACCCTGACGTTTACCCATTAAAGCTTGAGCAATAGGAGATTCATTTGAGATTTTTGCATCAAATGGATTTGCCTCAGCGCTACCTACAATTTTATATGTTACGTCTTCTGATGTTGATTCCTCACGGAATGTTACTGTTGATCCGATAGTAATCACGTCGCTATCTTCATCTGATTCAATAACAACTGCATTTTTTAAAATGTATTGTAATTCTTGAATACGCTCATAGACCATTGCTTGTTCTTCACGTGCTGCATCATACTCAGCATTTTCTGAAAGGTCCCCTTGTGCACGAGCTTCTTGTAATTTAACTTTAATTTCTTCCATACGCACTTGCGTTAAGTGATCTAATTCATCTTGAAACTTTTTAATCCCTTCAAGGGTTAAATGTTGTTGTTTTTCTTTCATCAAAAATTCCTCCGAATCAATTGAAACCAATAAGATTGATAATTTCAACTATATATTATACATGAACTTATTCATTTAGTAAACATTATGCCATTAATCCACCAAAAGTGTTAAGGTGTTCTTTTACATCTCTTCATTTAGTTTTCCACTTTTAGCATAATTTATTCATTTTTCCGAAAAAATTACAAAAAATAAGGTATTAGAGATAAAAAGTAAGGCGTTTGCCTTACTTGCATGATTATAGTTTTATCGATTAAGCATTTAAAATACTATTAATTTTTGTGATTAATAAGTCAATAGCTACCGTGTTTGTTTTTCCATCCGGAACAATGATGTCCGCATATTTTTTAGTGGGTTCAACGAATTGTTCATGCATCGGTTTAACCGATTCAATGTATTGTGAAATCACTGAATCAATCGTACGGCCACGTTCTGTTGTATCGCGTAATAAACGACGAATAAAGCGAATATCATCATCACTCTCAACAAAGATCTTAATATCTAATAATTCACGAATTTTTACATCTTCTAAAACGAATAAACCTTCAACAATAATAATTTTTGTTGGCTCTATTTTTTCTGTTTCTTCACTACGCGTATGTTGCGTATAATCATAAATTGGCTTCTCGATTGAGTAACCTAACATTAATTTTTTTAAATGTTTAACTAATAATTCATTATCCATTGATAGTGGATGATCGTAATTCGTTTTGACACGTTCTTCCATTGTCATGTGACTTTGATCATTATAGTAATCATCTTGTCTTAGTAAGGTAATGGTACGATCTGAGAAGGCATCATATAAAATACGTGATACACTTGTTTTTCCAGAGGCTGTTCCACCAGCAACACCGATAATTAATGGTTTATTCATATTTCTCTACCTCATTTTTAAAAATTTTTCTAAAAAGATTTCGGGATGATTTCATAGCTCGTTTACAGCTATTTAAACTTTTATCTCATACCATCTAAAGTGGTCTGATTTCCAAATAAGAAGTATACACTATCTTTCTACAAAATTCAACAATAATTCAGTAAGAAATCACCCTTCTCATTAGCTTGCCACTTTTCCTTTTCTTCATAAGAAAAACCATAGCGAATAAACGCTATGGTTGCTTATTTAACGTGTTTACGCATCATATCATTTGGATATAACTTAAACGGAACTTTGAATTTTAAAATTTGTTTTGGATGACGAGCCACATCCAGTGCTTCTCCTCGTTCATCATACAATTCATTAATCGTCATGATTTGTGTCTCAATCTTTGGTCCGAAAAATTCCACACGTTCTCCCAGACGGAAATGATTTCGTTGTTGTAACGTCACTTCTTGTGTTTCATCATTATAATCTAAAACTAATCCAATGAACTCTTGTGTTGGATGCTCATCACGATTATTAAACATTTGCTCTTCATGTGATGGAATCCCTTCAAAGAAAGCGGGCGCTGTTTCACGATTTGCACATTTTGATAACTCAACTAATAAGTCTTCATTGAACACAAAATGATCAGGATCTTCACAATATAAATCAATTAATTTACGATACGTGCTAACAACTGTCGCTACATAATGAATAGATTTCATTCGTCCTTCGATTTTTAAACTATCAATTCCAAGTTCAATCATTTCTGGAACTGAACGTAATAAGTTTAAGTCTTTTGGACTCATGGCAAACTTAATGTCATCTTCTTTAAATAATGACGTCATTTCGTCGTTTTGACCTTTAACTAAATCATATTCCCAACGACATGATTGACAGCACCCTCCACGGTTTGAGTCACGGGCTGTCATATGATTTGATAACGTGCAGCGTCCTGAATACGCAATACACATCGCTCCATGAACGAAGGCCTCAATTTCAACATCCGTTTTTTCCATGATCTCTTTGATTTCTTCTTTTGTTGTTTCACGGGCTAAAACGACACGGTGAAGTCCTTCCTGTTGCCAAAACTTAACCGCCATATGATTCATTGTTGATTGCTGCGTACTTAAATGAACTTCAACATTTGGAGCGACACGTTTACATGTTTCAATGATTAATGGGTCTGCAACAATAATTCCCGCTACATCAATTTCACCTAATGCTTTTAAATACGCTTCTAACCCTTCCATATTCTCATTGTGAGCAATGATGTTAGTCGTAATATAAATTTTTGATCCGTATTGTTTTGCAAATTCGACCCCTTCACGGATTTCATCTAATGAAAAGTTTTGGGCATTTGAGCGTAAACCAAACTCGCGTCCACCAATAAAGACTGCATCAGCACCATACATAACGGCAATCTTTAATTTTTCAAGTGAACCGGCTGGAGCTAACAATTCTGGTTTTTTTACGATGATGCGTTTGCCATCAACGATTGCTGATACTGGTTTTCTTGCCATGTCCTAGTACTCCCTTCTACTCTACTTATTTTTATAAATGGATGGTTTATAGAAAAATCCTCGATCTAATCCACGAGAGGTTGGTTGAATTTCCTCTAATTTTTTATATAAGGCACGTCCGACTTGATGATATTTCTCACGATCATTCAGACATAAATCGATCGCGAAACGATAAGCTTTTGTGACATTAATTAAATAATCACTTGATTTTAAAACACCATCGATTCGTAAACTATCAATGCCTGCATCAATAAAATCAGCTAAGTCATCAATCATGCACACATCTGATCCATTGAAGATATGTGTTCCTTGTTCATCTTCATAAACTGGATAATATAAGCTTCGTTCTGGATCAAATAACATTAATCCCTCTTCACGTGATTGCACCGTTTCAACGACTTGTCCTTGGAATTTTAAATAGTTCCCCACTAAATGACGACGTGATTGGAACATACAAATCGCGCCATGAATTAAAATTTCTACTTCACCTTTTGAGTGTTCTTTCGTTTCAATTACAGGCTCTTTCATCATTTCTGGCGCTAATACCGTACGAACCACGCCGCGATCATACCAATAATTCACTGTAAAATAGTTCGTTCCTAATGTTTCACTACTCCAATGAAGCGTCATCTCAGGTGCGACTTCTTTTGCAATCATGTAAGCCCCTGGGTCTGAAAAGCGAAGCGCATCGATCGGTAATTCTTTAAGCATTTCAATATATGTTTTTAAATCGTCTAGTAATCCATTTGGCATAATTGCATTAATGGCTACATATACTTTTTTATTATGTCTTTTAATCAATTCAACGGCTTGACGTAACTCGTCCATTTTAAAGTGACCAGCCAAGCGTAAGCCGAATTTTTCCTCACCGATAATAAAGGCATCGGCACCTGCTTCAATTAATGCTTCAATCTCATGTAATCCATGAGGTGTAACAACTAATTCTGGTTTTTTCATTTTATCAACTCACTTTATAATAATGACAATATAAGATTATAAACTACTTGAAAGATAATTGCACTGATTTTGATTTATTTTTATCTAAAATCTCTGATAATCCTCAATCATTCAACATATTTTAAATGAATGAAATTATTTTTTCACCCTA of the Turicibacter sp. TJ11 genome contains:
- the yhbY gene encoding ribosome assembly RNA-binding protein YhbY, with product MLTGKQKSYLKGLAHTMQPIIQVGKNGVNDALIKTVYDALEARELIKISVLQNCFEEPKAIAAEIAEVINAEIIQVIGKTIVFYKESSKKKQIVLPK
- the yqeK gene encoding bis(5'-nucleosyl)-tetraphosphatase (symmetrical) YqeK; its protein translation is MIDLNTLKLKVKEQLPTKRYDHTLGVVTTSIELANRYQAPVESVQIAALLHDIAKYVPNDRLKELLEQANETQYLTYSPLVWHAPAGAIVAKKDYQIEDLEILNAIKYHTTGKAAMTTLEKIVFLADYIEPGRSQPGVERIRQLATEDLNVAVAQTLSDTVAYLGAKGNGDIHPDTLAAYEYYRQYL
- the yqeH gene encoding ribosome biogenesis GTPase YqeH is translated as MEQLKCIGCGATIQTENPKEVGYTPKSSIEKMENQIIYCQRCFKLKHYNEIQDVSLTSDDFLKILQRVGDTDALVINIVDIFDFSGSMVTGISRHINGNDILLVGNKVDLLPKSVNKTKLNHWMRRSLKEMGLKPLDVALVSAAKGIGIDELMEMIEKYRKGRDVYIVGCTNVGKSTLVNRIIKRFTEEREDIITTSHFPGTTLDIIEIPLDDHTSIIDTPGIINEHQLAHYVSPKVLKEITPKKEIKAGVYQLNDQQTLFVGGLARMDFVKGERTSFITHFSNSLHIHRTKLEKADQLWANQAGQVLKPIVEENGTPMPLEKHVYRIGNEKTDIVISGLGWITVAGTGQEITVHAPKGVGVILRPSLI
- a CDS encoding YqeG family HAD IIIA-type phosphatase encodes the protein MLHHFIADEYVKDVFQIDLMALKNNGKRVILTDLDNTLVGASVKKPTQEIIDFLTNAQSLGFEVIIVSNNKKERVLHFAEDLSIKAAHHKALKPLKLKLRKILKQYDRNQVVMIGDQLMTDVLVAKRLGLYTILVEPIHLDSDENSTKFNRRLERFVVKQLKKRQLPTPPYLD
- a CDS encoding NAD(+) synthase, translated to MYHNGFLKVATSSPKVTVGDPMANVEVMLKALQVAQDHEAGILVFPELSICGYTCGDLLFQTYLLQDVNEAIKTLLENNPFDGVLTVGAPISIQRNLYNCAIVIQKNQILGIIPKRYLPNDMEFYEERWFTRGYEIVKHYDEIEFLGRKVPFGDLIFENNEHNVSFGVEICQDLWVPSSPSQRLALNGADIILNLSTSNEVYQKNHLRRDLVRIQSLKLVAGYIYCSSGVYESTTDGVFGGHSMVSQNGTLLAESNIFSREELNVMFADLDISKIQFDRRRSSSFRQSAEDNMTYLKHVTFELVNCPTYKFEQSIDPTPFVPKKEEKEAFEEMMNIQMAGLAKRMEHTKAQTLLIGVSGGLDSTLALLLAAKTFDLIHMPRQNIIAYTIRGFGTSNRTNTNANQLMKTLGVTHHDIDLRESVLAHFETIGHDPNVVDITYENAQARERTNILMNLANKMNGLVLGTGNMSELALGWCTYNGDQMSNYAINAGIPKTLVKFMVKQFMLRETKNLTTNEEDAQLLQYTLGDILDTPISPELINTEQHTEEIIGKYEVHDFILYHMLNNGDTEDRIYALMKEAFKGEFEEEKLLEYLQIFFRRFYSQQFKRSAMPDGPKVLDVSLSPRTDWRMPSDASYRNRL
- a CDS encoding class I SAM-dependent methyltransferase, whose amino-acid sequence is MAYEAFSYYYDILMQDVPYHKWIAKTKQYLPIGSSILDVGCGTGTISILLAKEGYNVTGIDLSEDMLSLAYEKTLSEGLGIHYVQQDMCRLEGFSGFDGAVIYVDSLNYLKKDNEVFQTFVHLYESLKEGGILIFDVHSLFKVTEIFQDYLYADTNPDLTYIWHVCEGKYPYSIEHELTFFKREGDRYERFEETHYQRTFAIEEYKQWLEDIGFKILEISADFLDEAPTEESERIIFVAQK
- the sigK gene encoding RNA polymerase sporulation sigma factor SigK, translated to MFLFQFIASLFSNLIPLVGAINNQAFPNPLTAEEEEYYFNKMAEGDKEAREKLIEHNLRLVAHIVKKYQGQNDDKEDLISIGTIGLIKAIDSFSPDKGTKLATYAARCIDNEILMLFRSTKKMRNDVSLYDPIGYDKEGNEICLIDVVKDEEKDLNDVIIQQLAIEKVERNLDSLTQRERDIIVRRFGLNNQEEETQQEIAKSYGISRSYVSRIEKRALMKLYREFLKN
- the rsfS gene encoding ribosome silencing factor, with the translated sequence MENLSKFVKALDEKHAEDIVVLDMQNHSPIYDYMVITTAKNDRLAQGIIRELKDLEGTTDLTLKHIEGAHQAQWVLADFGRIIVHVFTPETRLEYNLEKLWADVPRVNVEGMLA
- a CDS encoding site-specific integrase — protein: MVKKTGRKRMTLSENTLEDITLRELYEEHLAHCRVRRLSEYTIDTYISNYRLLEQCLGADYIVSETDDLTVQRYIDFLSENYSGKTTTINSRLKYVRTLFYFAIERGYCRRMTIHLLKSNQENKTPLTKEEVQKLIARPEKETFNEVRMWTITNLVLSTGIRSRNVREVKVSDLNLQNRTLYLRDTKNHKPQTIYLSQRITNILTDWLKLTGFKGEVPLFPTVYGDQMELHILKQAFTKYAEKRGVKTSLHILRHTYARDLVKADVNPVIIKELLNHSSLEVTNRYIKLFGEEIQKATDGLDTLAQYQKNRIKLK